From one Armatimonadota bacterium genomic stretch:
- the aspS gene encoding aspartate--tRNA(Asn) ligase: MIEVSEVPAVMISAGGPRPRTLTGEVRPGTPVRLLGHLHLVRRLGGVTFLVLRDRSGTVQVVAPGRVDLPRESVLEVLGRGRADPRAPGGVEVQAERIAVLARPAGRPAFDISKPVLRATLETQLDHRALSLRHPRVAATFRIAAALVRGFRQALEAEGFLEIHTSKLVGTATEGGAHLFPVVYGERQAYLAQSPQLYKQICVGAFERVYEVGPAFRNEPHETTRHLAEYTSLDVEAAFVTLEDLLDLETRLVRAMLEEVRRTAADAVRLLGVRIPSVDRIPRMTFEQATEVLAAGAGRAGAPQGGAGRGTAGAAVADDLTPEAERRLGEHAARAGSDFLFVTHFPAASRPFYALPDPERPARSLSFDLLFRGLEVTTGGLRIHDARRLRRRLRERGLDPGAFRGYLEAFAAGMPPHGGFAIGLERFTAQLCGLANLRAAALFPRDRRRVEP; the protein is encoded by the coding sequence GTGATCGAGGTCAGCGAGGTCCCGGCGGTCATGATCAGCGCGGGGGGTCCGCGCCCGCGCACCTTGACCGGTGAGGTGCGGCCCGGCACCCCGGTGCGGCTGCTGGGCCACCTCCACCTGGTGCGGCGGCTCGGCGGCGTGACCTTCCTCGTCCTGCGCGACCGCTCCGGGACGGTGCAGGTGGTGGCTCCCGGGCGCGTGGACCTGCCCCGCGAGAGCGTGCTGGAAGTCCTGGGTCGCGGCCGGGCCGACCCCCGCGCCCCGGGCGGCGTGGAGGTGCAGGCGGAGCGCATCGCCGTGCTGGCGCGGCCCGCCGGGCGCCCCGCCTTCGACATCAGCAAGCCGGTGCTGCGCGCGACCCTGGAGACGCAGCTCGACCACCGCGCCCTCAGCCTGCGCCACCCGCGCGTGGCCGCCACCTTCCGCATCGCTGCCGCGCTGGTGCGTGGGTTCCGGCAGGCGCTGGAGGCCGAGGGGTTCCTGGAGATCCACACGAGCAAGCTGGTGGGGACGGCCACGGAGGGCGGGGCCCACCTCTTCCCGGTGGTCTACGGCGAGCGGCAGGCCTACCTGGCGCAGAGCCCGCAACTCTACAAGCAGATCTGCGTGGGCGCCTTCGAGCGCGTCTACGAGGTCGGCCCCGCCTTCCGCAACGAGCCCCACGAGACCACGCGCCACCTGGCCGAGTACACGAGCCTGGATGTCGAGGCGGCCTTCGTCACCCTGGAGGACCTGCTCGACCTGGAGACGCGCCTGGTGCGGGCGATGCTCGAGGAGGTACGCCGCACCGCGGCCGACGCGGTGCGGCTGCTCGGGGTCCGCATCCCGTCGGTGGACCGCATCCCCCGCATGACCTTCGAGCAAGCCACGGAGGTGCTCGCAGCCGGGGCCGGCCGGGCGGGAGCACCTCAGGGCGGGGCCGGGCGCGGCACGGCGGGCGCGGCCGTGGCGGACGACCTGACCCCGGAGGCGGAGCGGCGTCTGGGGGAGCACGCCGCGCGGGCGGGCAGCGACTTCCTCTTCGTCACCCACTTTCCCGCCGCCAGCCGTCCCTTCTACGCCCTCCCCGACCCCGAGCGGCCGGCGCGCTCCCTCTCCTTCGACCTGCTTTTCCGCGGCCTGGAGGTGACGACCGGCGGCCTGCGCATCCACGACGCCCGCCGGCTGCGGCGCCGCCTGCGGGAGCGCGGGCTCGACCCGGGGGCCTTCCGTGGCTACCTGGAGGCCTTCGCCGCCGGGATGCCGCCTCATGGTGGGTTCGCCATCGGGCTGGAGCGCTTCACCGCACAGCTCTGCGGCCTCGCCAACCTGCGGGCGGCGGCCCTCTTCCCCCGCGACCGCCGCCGGGTGGAGCCGTGA